The Penicillium psychrofluorescens genome assembly, chromosome: 2 nucleotide sequence CATCTCCGGAGTTCTGCCCAGTCATTGACTCGGTAGACATCTGCCCTCCACATAATGTGACCCTGACGTTCTATATCTATCATTGATGCAGCCTATGCTACGATAACTTTCCGACAGAATCGATGCCTTGACTTTCTTCCGAGCCGCTTGCATAGGCGTTTTTTTATGGCGTTCTGGGCGATTTATCGCAGGATACCTTTTGGACTTTTACTTGACATGAATTATTGGCATTGTCTGCTTACTGTTTTATATGTGGTAAATGGTTTACTACGATTAATCCAGAGCGGTCTTTATATATCATCTCTAGACTCGAGAGTGTAAATAATATTTCCCGGGTATTCTATCTGTTCATTTCAATCATGTCAACCGTCTGCGCTTCGCTCCATCCCCCATCGGTCgctcatcaccaccatcaccacccaaCCCTCTCCGCTCCATAGGCAAattcttcctctcctttgaagccatcttcttcctcctcctctcaAGCGCCTTAGCCCGATCCCTCGACCCCATCTCCTCATACTTCTTCATCATAacctgcttcttcaaatCCGACTGCTTCAAATAGTACGGGGtactcttcttcccctcgCGAATAAGCTGcttctcgttcttcttgtGGTCCGCAATAACATCCCGTTCCCGTTTCCGCGCCTCCATAGCACGCATCTTATCCGACGCAGACCGAATCTGTTTCTTGAGCGCTTCTTTCTGCTGTGGATTCTTGGTCTTGGCGAACTGTTCCTTGAGATCTTTCAATTCGGAGGCCCGGTACTCGTCTAAGAAGGAGTATGCTTTGCTTGCTGCCTCGGAGTATTTCCCTGCCCCGCTGTGGCCCATGACTGCGGCGTCGAAGCGGGGATCGCGCGCtttggcgacggcggcgggCTCGATCACCGTTCGCTTGCGGGAGACGGCATATTTGGAAGATTGCACCATTGGCGCGTGCTTGGAGGAGcgtttcttttctttctttccggtGGAGGCAGGTTTGTCTTCTTGGGTTTTGGAGCGCTCCTGTTCGCGCGCGGAGAGGATCCGGGCCCGGATGTCGTCGAGGGCAGAAGTTGATTCCTCGGTAGGGGTTGTGATTTTCAGTTGATTCCTGCGCTTCTTAGGCCCCATAGATGCTTGTGCCTTGGCGAGGGCTCCGAAGGAAATGTTGTTTAGCGAGGTTTGAATGTCATCATTGTCGTCGCCGGGGCtgtcttcttcagctgcgTCTTGATCAGAttggtcgtcgtcgtcgtcgtcgtcatcgctATCCTCTTTCATAGAGCCGGACTCATTTGACTGAAGTCAATGTCAGGTAAACTATTATCTCCCCTTAAATCTCAAGACAAAGGGCACATACGTCTTGCGATTGCatgtcgccatcctcggACTCTCCGTCGTTCCCCACACCCTCCTCGCTAGGTGCTGATGCGTCCGAGTatacctcttcttcttcctctggtCGTGCGCGCACACGGCGATTCAGCAAGCCCGATATAGGCATGTTGTATGAATCCGGTAGAAGctgggggagaagaagaaagcgaTAAAAGAAAAATAATACTGCCGGCCAAGGCGGTGAGCCCGATAAACTCCGCGACTCACAATTTTGGGTCTTTCCTGACTTGCCACAAACTCAACTCTTCAACTCTTTCTCGCTGATGGATGGCCCCGCTTTTTCTCGTGTCGCTGCGGCCTCCCTGGTCTTCTACTTACCATCGTTCGTTGACAATAAACCGTGCCCTAGTCCGGCCTAAGTTTGGGAAGGTTGGTGATTGATATCCCCCAGATTGACCCAGATGATCGCAAATTAATTGCCTGTCTCTCTGGATTCCATAGGTCTCAGCGCAGTCTCCTGTCGTTTTTGATAATTCCATATCCCCTTCTGACCCGAGTTACTCCACGCCATTCAAACCGGCACCTATCGCAACGGGTTGTGCACCCCTTTCCAACGCGCAATTGCCATACGATAATGAACGAGACATGACTCGAGGGTTCACTGGTAATGGGTCGGGTGATCGATTCTCGGATCAGTCGCCTTGGAATCCGAACATGTCGTTCCCGAGTATGAACCGGGATGCGGAGGTTGAAGGAGAGTTACCGAGAGGCAATACTTCGTCGTTCCCGCAGTACAACCAGTTCAACACAGGCCCCTTCGGTACCTATACGAATGGTCAGGGCAATCCAGGCTCACAGCCTGCGTACTATGGAAATTCACTGCCTCCGCAACCACCGAACCAGTCTCCCACTGCCTTCGGCGCGTTCAGTGTCCCAATATGGAATCCTGCCCCCGCAGGTTCTAATGCCATGCCGACAATGCCCTCTTTCAACCCCATACTCTTTTCTTCCATGATGGGAACCCCAATGTACAATAATCCGTTCCTCATGCCACCCTCTCAGCAAATGGGCTCTTTCCAGCCCATGAGCACGATGGCTTCGACCCCAGAGCCTTCGGGCCCACCGCCTGTCAAAGTCCCTACCCCAGAACAGGGTTACCTAGCACAGGCATCCCTGCGTCCCCAAAAGTGCGACTCGCCACGTCCCCTTCTAGTCATCCTGGATCTCAATGGCACCCTCATCTACCGGAAAGCGCGCAAGTTTCCTCCCTCTTTTGCTAGGCGAGATGGTCTGGACCGCTTCCTGGAACTGCTGTTGAAGAAGCATACGGTTATGATCTGGTCCAGCTCACAACCTCAGACTGTACAGGCTGTCTGCAACAAATTATTCCCGGGCGAGAAGCGGAAAGCGCTTGCAGCAGAGTGGGGTCGAGACAAGTTCAATCTCAGCCGTGCGCAATATAACAACAAGATTCAGGTCTATAAACAGTTGGAAATAGTGTGGGGGGACCCAACGATCCAATTTCAATACCCGAGGAAGATTCCTGACAATGAAACTTTGCCCATGGGCGGTTACTCGACAACGAAACCGCCTTCAGCGGGAAATTCCTCTACCAAAGATCACTCGACTCGAAGCAAGATACGAGGGGAACAGCAGAAACTCTTCAGCCATCTACCCGTGGGCCAAAGATGGGACCAAAGCAATACGGTCCTAATTGACGACAGCAAGTTGAAAGCCTCCAAAGAACCGTACAACATCCTCGAGATCCCTGAGTTCATGAATGACCCAAACATCGATGAATCGCGGCTGTTCGCCAAGGTCCTCGGTGCGTTGGATGCATTATCGCGCCACGACGATG carries:
- a CDS encoding uncharacterized protein (ID:PFLUO_002485-T1.cds;~source:funannotate) is translated as MPISGLLNRRVRARPEEEEEVYSDASAPSEEGVGNDGESEDGDMQSQDSNESGSMKEDSDDDDDDDDQSDQDAAEEDSPGDDNDDIQTSLNNISFGALAKAQASMGPKKRRNQLKITTPTEESTSALDDIRARILSAREQERSKTQEDKPASTGKKEKKRSSKHAPMVQSSKYAVSRKRTVIEPAAVAKARDPRFDAAVMGHSGAGKYSEAASKAYSFLDEYRASELKDLKEQFAKTKNPQQKEALKKQIRSASDKMRAMEARKRERDVIADHKKNEKQLIREGKKSTPYYLKQSDLKKQVMMKKYEEMGSRDRAKALERRRKKMASKERKNLPMERRGLGGDGGDERPMGDGAKRRRLT
- a CDS encoding uncharacterized protein (ID:PFLUO_002486-T1.cds;~source:funannotate) produces the protein MSFPSMNRDAEVEGELPRGNTSSFPQYNQFNTGPFGTYTNGQGNPGSQPAYYGNSLPPQPPNQSPTAFGAFSVPIWNPAPAGSNAMPTMPSFNPILFSSMMGTPMYNNPFLMPPSQQMGSFQPMSTMASTPEPSGPPPVKVPTPEQGYLAQASLRPQKCDSPRPLLVILDLNGTLIYRKARKFPPSFARRDGLDRFLELLLKKHTVMIWSSSQPQTVQAVCNKLFPGEKRKALAAEWGRDKFNLSRAQYNNKIQVYKQLEIVWGDPTIQFQYPRKIPDNETLPMGGYSTTKPPSAGNSSTKDHSTRSKIRGEQQKLFSHLPVGQRWDQSNTVLIDDSKLKASKEPYNILEIPEFMNDPNIDESRLFAKVLGALDALSRHDDVSKVLRVWNEQVLEGHGILELKAVEEDPSFWQTEKVLEEDDEEDDDGGAALFNDSYGLPTTDSIDARSRQKLRAKERKKERKATALEAGSEKTADPTASQQKHQDRNAVKREKKRLKKAAAREAQSSAAKAAHVSLPKRAKKVKNKRAVMDTKESERKIKADHIYDDWKTAMPPASEFPTASAHLSGGISSNTSQGQSPTASPLLAGQILPEKISRRQTRSLSTVSSSSGSENELLDRLEESLGFTKTKSDNA